Below is a genomic region from Enterobacter hormaechei subsp. xiangfangensis.
ACATTGCTGATTTGCAGCGAAGGTAACGCTATGAAAGATGGTGAGAATTGATAACGATCAAGACGAAGGGGGACTCTCAGGGGTGGTATTAGATCAAATACCACCAAAGCGGTAGCCGTTAATATTTCTTAACCTTTTGATTTATATAGATATATTTTATTTATCGTACAATAAGCGAGGCAAAATTTAACATCTTAGGTATTAAGGGGTAGAAACACCTGTAAAGCGATGGCGATCACAGCGTTACCTGCGGGTGACCACGGGTAACGCCATTAGTATGTTGTAACTATTCAGCGATTAAAAAAAGCGCGGCACTCAGGCCGCGCAAACGGATAATCAAGCTTACTTGTTTTTCTTGGTATTACGGCCATATACCAGCCAGGTGATGACCACGCAGGCGATATAGAAGACGAGGAATACTTTCATCGCACCCGCCGGTGAGCCGGTCAGATCCAGTGAGATACCGAACGCTTTTGGAATAAAGAAGCCGCCAATCGCGCCTATCGCAGAGATAAACCCAAGCGCCGCAGCGGTATCGGTGGCGGCTTCACGCATTGCCTGCTCGTCGCTCCCACCCTGCGCTTTCACGCGGTCCATGGTCAGCTTGCGGAAGATGACAGAGATCATCTGGAAAGTAGACGCACTGCCCAGCCCGGCGGTCAGGAACAGCACCATGAAGACGCCGAAGAAGGCAAAGAAGTTACCCCCCTCACCACCCGCAGGCAGCGTCAGGAACAGCAGCGCACAGAAGATGGCCATTACAACAAAGTTCACCAGCGTAACGCGCGTCCCGCCCAGACGGTCGGAGATCATCCCGCCCAGCGAACGTGCCAGCGCGCCGATAAACGGACCGAAGAAGGCAAACTGAAGGATCTGCACGTCCGGGAACTGGGTTTTAGACAGCATGGCAAAGCCTGCGGAGAAACCGATGAACGAGCCGAAGGTCGCCAGATACAGCAGCGCCATCACCCACAGGTGGCCACGCTTCAGAACCGGCAGCTGCTCGCTCAATGACGCTTTGGACGCGGACAGATCGTTCATGAAGAACCACGCCGCCAGGGTAAAGACCACCAGGAACGGTACCCAAATCCAGGAGGCGTTTTGCAGGAACAGCACGGAACCGTCGGGCTGCGTCACACCGCCGCCGCCAAAGGCCGCAAAGATGGAGACAGAGATCGCCAGCGGGGCAATCAGCTGCATCACGCTCACGCCCATGTTACCCAGACCGCCGTTAATGCCCAGCGCGCCACCCTGCTTCGCTTTCGGGAAGAAGAAGCTGATGTTTGCCATACTGGACGCAAAGTTCGCCCCCGCAAAACCGCACAGCAGAGAGATAATCACGAACACGCTAAACGGTGTGGAGGTATCCTGCACCGCAAAACCGAGCCACACGCACGGTATGATCATGATCCCGGTACTGAAAGCCGTCCAGCGACGACCACCAAAGACCGGCACCATAAACGCATAAGGAACGCGCAGCAGTGCGCCTGAAAGCGACGGCAACGCGGTCAACATAAACAGCTGGTCGGTGGTAAAGGTAAAGCCCACTTTTGGCAGGTTAACCGCAACCGCACTGAACAACATCCAGACGCAAAACGCCAGTAACAGACATGGAACGGAAATCCACAGATTACGACTTGCTACACGGTGGCCGCGCTGTTGCCAGAACGCCGGATCCTCTGGACGCCAGTCTGTAATAACGGCACCAGTTTCCCTTTCGGGAGCGGAAGAGTGACTCATAGACACCTCTGATTCTCGAATGATGCTGCAAACATTAGGGCTTTAGAGCGGCGGTAAGTTGATATAAATCAAAGGAAAAGTGGGAGGTTTTGCGGCAAAAAAAAAGCCATCACTCTTAATGAGTAGATGCAAAACGTAAAAAAGGTGTGGTTTTTCACGGTGCTGAGGCATCCCTGCTTCGTCCACCCACTAACCGTTACCCCTATGGCAATTTAGAGGTAATCCTTTATTGGTATGGGTATACTCCAGGGTATGCACCAGAATAGCGCCATTCCTGCAATCAGGTCACGTCAGGAGCCCGGCAACTCTATGTTAAAAAGATGTTTATCTCCGCTGACGCTGGTTAACCAGCTGGCGCTTATTGTTCTGCTGTCCACCGCTATCGGTGTGACCGGCATGGCTATTTCTGGCTGGCTGGTACAGGGTGTACAGGGTAACGCGCATGCCATCAACGAGGCAGGCTCGCTACGTATGCAGAGTTACCGGCTACTGGCGTCGGTGCCGCTGACGCAGGCTGACCAACCGCTTATCGACGAAATGGAGCGTACCGCATTCAGCCCTGAACTGGAAAGAGCCGCCATCCGTGACGGTCAGCAATCTCAGCTTAAGGCGCTTCAGGGCTACTGGCATACCCAGCTGGAGCCCGGCTTAAAGCGGGCGGAAGACCGGGAAACGGTCGCCCAGGATGTCGCCGGGTTTGTGTCACGCATCGATCATCTTGTCTCCTCATTCGATCGCACCACAGAGTTACGCATTGACCGTGTGGTGATGGTTCACCGCGCAATGGCGCTGTTTATGGGTTTGCTGCTGATTTTCACGGTTATCTGGCTGCGCGCGCGGTTGCTTAACCCCTGGAAACAGCTCCTGGCGATGGCCCGCGCCGTCACACAGCGCGATTTTACCCAGCGCACGCACATCAGCGGGCGCAACGAAATGGCGATGCTTGGCGAGGCGCTCAATACCATGTCGGCAGAGCTATCAGAGAGCTACGCGGTACTGGAACAACGCGTCCAGGAGAAAACCGCCGGGCTTGAGCAAAAAAACGAGATCCTCTCTTTCCTCTGGCAGGCGAACCGTCGCCTGCATATGCAGGTACCGCTTTGCGAACGTCTCTCGCCAGTACTGAACGGCCTGCAAAACCTGACTCTGCTCCGCGATCTTGAGCTTCGGGTTTACGACGTTGAAGATGAGGAAAACCATCAGGAATTTACCTGTCAGTCGGACATCTCCTGCGACGATAAAGGGTGTCATCTGTGCCCGCGCGGCTTGCCGCCGCTTACCACCAGCGGCACGACCCTCAAGTGGCGGCTGATGGACAGCCATACCCAGTACGGTATTTTGCTGGCCACCCTGCCCGCCGGACGTCACCTGAGCCACGACCAGCAGCAGCTGGTCGATACGCTTGTTGAGCAGCTCACGGCCACGCTGGCGCTCGACCGCCACCAGGAGAAACAGCAGCAGCTGATCGTGATGGAGGAGCGTGCCACCATCGCCCGCGAGCTGCACGACTCCATCGCCCAGTCCCTCTCCTGCATGAAGATGCAGGTGAGCTGCCTGCAAATGCAGGACGAAGGCATGCCCGAGAGCAGCAAACAGCTGCTCAGCCAGATCCGCAACGAGCTTAACACCTCGTGGGTTCAGCTTCGCGAGCTGCTGACCACCTTCCGTTTGCAGCTCACCGAGCCGGGGCTGCGCCCTGCGCTGGAGTCCAGCTGTCAGGAGTTTAGTGCCCGGCTGGGCTTCCCGGTGAAGCTGGATTACCAGCTGCCACCGCGTTTTGTCCCCTCTCACCAGGCGATCCATTTGCTGCAAATTGCCCGTGAAGCCCTGAGCAACGTGCTCAAGCATGCCGAGGCGACGGCCGTTACGGTCACCGTCAGCTGCCAGGATAATCAGGTGAAGCTCAGGGTTCAGGATAACGGCCGCGGCGTGCCGGAAAATGCCGAACGAACGAACCATTATGGTTTAATTATCATGCGAGACCGCGCGCAAAGCCTGCGCGGTGATTGCCAGGTTCGCCGGGGAGAGTCAGGTGGCACCGAAGTAGTGGTCACCTTTATACCCGAAAAGCCCCTCATAACTGCTCAAGGAGAAAACCATGACTAATCAGGAACCGGCATCTATCCTGTTGATTGACGATCATCCGATGCTGCGCACTGGCGTTAAACAGCTTGTCAGCATGGCGCCAGATATCACCGTCGTCGGGGAAGCCAGCAACGGCGAACAGGGTATTGAACTTGCCGAATCGCTCGATCCTGATTTGATCTTGCTCGATCTCAACATGCCGGGCATGAATGGCCTGGAAACCCTCGACAAGCTGCGGGAGAAATCCCTCTCTGGCCGGGTGGTGGTCTTCAGCGTCTCAAACCATGAAGAAGACGTGGTCACCGCCCTCAAGCGAGGGGCAGACGGCTATCTGCTGAAAGATATGGAGCCGGAAGATCTGCTCAAGGCGCTGCAACAGGCTGCCGCAGGCGAGATGGTGCTGAGTGAAGCGTTAACGCCGGTACTGGCCGCCAGCCTGCGTGCGAACCGCGCCACGTCTGACCGCGACGTCAGCCAGTTGACACCGCGCGAGCGTGACATTCTGAAGCTGATTGCCCAGGGGCTGCCGAATAAAATGATCGCCCGCCGTCTGGACATCACCGAGAGCACGGTCAAAGTGCATGTCAAACACATGCTGAAAAAAATGAAGTTAAAATCCCGCGTCGAAGCCGCCGTCTGGGTGCATCAGGAGCGCATTTTTTAACTTACTCATCCGGCAGCAACTTCCACCGTGGATCGTCGGCAGGCATTGCGACGAGCGGTTGCACCACGGAAAGCGTGATCTCATTGGAGGAGACACGCTGCCCATCCTTATCTTCCACCACGGCCGTTAGCCGCCATGCGTTTTTCGCCCCTTCTGAATCATCCCATGCAGGCATGATCACACTCCAGCCATCGCTGCTGTTGCCGTTTGCCGGTGAGGTCAGGCTGAGCGCCTGGGTATCACCCAGCCAGTGGATCTGCCGGATACCGTGCTTGCTGCGAATTTGCAGCTTCAGCATCACGGTTTCGCCTGGCTTAAGATCCCACGGCGGCGTGGCCAGATATACCGAGAGGGTTTTGCGCTGACGGAATTCCATCACGGGCAGATTATCGCGATCGGGTGAATCATAGCGGCTGCCCCGCAGCGAGCGCGTCGCCGCCACTTCCCCGGCGGAAAGCTGTTTCGCCAGCGGCACGCCAAAACGATAGTTGAGCTTCAGCCCGAGGTTATTCTGGCTAACGCCGCTCTCCCCCTGCTTATGGGCAGCCGTCAGGGTGACCAGCGGTACGGGGGTATAGTTCAGCCCCAGGTTGACCGCAACCGGGTTGTGATACCCCGTACCGCTGTTAAACAGATCGACGTTATCGCCAAAATACTGTTCAAAGCTGACGCTGGTGTTCAGGTGATGAAACCAGGGAAGCCAGGCTTTGGCCGTTACGTCGTACCCGCGCGCCATGCGCTGCTCGCGGATGTCGGAACGCGGCTGCCAGCCAGCGAACGGCTGGTAGTAATTGGCCGACAGGCGCAGGTTTTCACCCCACGCCTCTGCGCCCAGCCCGGAACGTTGCAGGTTGTCTTCCAGCAGGTTGTCGTAAAAGGTGTTGTAGCCCAGCAGCCAGTTTCCGGCAACCCAGCGCTGCCCGATCCCGACATTGCTCACCAGCCCATCTGTCTGCTGCGTCAGGCCAAGCTGGCTCCAGCTCAGATAACGGGTGTTGTCGTTCCAGGGGATAAACCAGCTACCGCTGCTGCCGTTAAAGTTGCCGTCGTCATCCACCAGTACATTGACGTTGGCGTTTCCCCAGGGTGAAAGCCAGGATTCAATCTGCTCGTTGACTTCACCGCTGACGGCATCCCGCACTTTGCCAAACGCGAACTGTCGCGCCTGCTGCCCGGCCGTCAGGCCGTTATCGGTCATACTGGCTTCACCGAAGGCCTTTGCCATTTCAGCCAGATGCTTTTCGCCTTCGGTGGTCGGTTGCGCCATACCGAGATCCGGCAGGCTATCGCCGTTATTATCAAACGGATTCTGCGCCTGCTGCACGAAGGATTTCGGCGCACCGTGAAGGGCTCCAGCCGTAAAAAGGGGGAGTAACAGCAAAAAACGGATGCGGGACGATACAGCCTTCAACGTCGTCAATCAGAACCTGTGTTTATGAACAAACACTTATTATGTTAACGCCATAAGCCCTGAAAACCAGTCTTAACAGAAATTTCAGGAATATCCTGAAAAGATTTGTCGGGTGGCGGCTTCGCCTTACCCGACCTACAAATTCGTACCGGTGCGAAGCCGCCAACCGACGCCCTTGCACTATTATCCCAACAGCGCTTTCAGCTCCGGCACGCAGGAGCCGCAGTTCGTGCCGCAGCGCAGCTTCACGCCCAGCGCTGCGGCAGAATCACAGCCTCCGGCTATCGCCTTACGTATCGTATTTTCACCCACGCTGAAGCAGCTACAGATAATTCGCCCGGGATCGGCATCTTCGCCCGGCCGTTGTCCGTGCAGCAGCGCATGGCGTTCAGCGAGTTGTACGGGTGCAGCAGCAAAGGCTTCTTCAATAAACGCATGCGCCAGCGCCGGCAGCGTATGGCCCTCCCAGTAGCCCAGCATCAGCTCGCCGTGATGCCAGGCGAGCACGCTGCTGCGTTCTCCCGTCTGTGCCACCTGTAACTGCCAGCCCCGACCGCTGGCGTACGCCCTGACCCACGACAGCAACGGCTGCTCCCCCGCCACCGTCAGACGTGAGGCTTTACGCCACCAGCAGACCGACGGCGGCAGCGCTGGCAGCTCGCGGGCATACAGTTCACCCTGCCAGGCCGGTAGCCAGGGCATGATCCTCACCGCGGTTTGTTTACTCTCCGGCTGGCCGGAACCAGCATCAATCCGCCCTTCTACCAACGCATTGACCTTCCCCTGCCGTGCAAATTGCGCGTTCCAGTGCATCGGCGCAAACAGCTCGCCCGCACGCTGCGCGGTGGAGATACGTACTCTGGCAACCATCACCCCGCGCGGGGAGCTTATCCGCGCCAGCTGGCCGTCAGTCAGCCCAGCGCGCGCCGCATCGGTTGCGTTCATCTCAACAAAAGGCTCATCAATATGCTGCATCAGGCGCGGAACATACCCCGTGCGCGTCATGGTGTGCCACTGATCGCGGATCCGCCCGGTATTCAGTATCAAGGGGTACAATTCGTCGACGCCTGCCCCATGCGAGGAAGGATCAACCGGTACAAGATTTCTTTGCGGGAAATCACCGGCATGCCACTGATAAGGCGCCAGCGCGTCCCACGCCTCTCGCGACAGCGACGCCAGTTCGCGCAGGTTTAGCGCCCGTTCGCCGTTATTTTCAAACGCCGTCAGCGCCGCATGTTCACAAAATATCTCCTGAGGGTGTTCCCAGGCGAAGGCATCGCCATAACCGAGCTGGTCTGCCATCCGGGCGATTATCCACCAGTCCGGTCTGGCCTCGCCCGGCGCAGGCAGAAAGGCACGCTGGCGGGAGATACGGCGTTCAGAATTGGTCACCGTGCCGTTTTTCTCGCCCCAGCCCAGGGCGGGAAAACGGATATGGGCAAACCGGCTGGTGTCCGTCTCCTGCATCACCTCAGATACCATGACCAGCGGGCAGGCTGCCAGAGCCTGACACACCGCGTGGCTGTCGGGAAGCGACACGGCAGGGTTGGTGCCCATGATCCACACCGCCTTCACCTCGCCGCGCGCAATGGCGTCAAACAATTCCACCGCCATCAGGCCCGGGGTCTGCGCCAGCCGTTCCGTTCCCCAGAAACGCGCCACGCGCGAAAGATCGTCCGGCTCGAAGTTCATGTGCGCCGCCAGCTGATTCGCCAGCCCGCCCACTTCCCGCCCGCCCATGGCATTTGGCTGTCCGGTCAGCGAAAACGGGCCGCAGCCAGGACGGTTGAACTTCCCGCTGGCAAGATGCACGTTAATGATGGCGTTACACTTGTCGCTGCCGGTGGAGGACTGGTTGATCCCCATGGTGTAGAGCGTGATCGCGCGTGGCGCGGTGATAAACCAGTCGTAGAAGGTGCCAATCTCGTCTGAAGGCAGATCGCAAAACGCCGCCACGCGAGGGATCGGCCACTCGCCCCGCCCCTGAATCAGATTGAGCAACCCCACAAACAGCCCGGCGTCGCTGCCGGGTCTGAGCGCGAGGTGGAGATCGGCTATATCGCAGGTGGCGGTTTTACGCGGATCGATCACGACCACTTTCATCTGCGGATTGTTGTGCTTTGCCTGCACCAGCCGCTGATACAGCACCGGATGCGTCCAGGCCGCGTTTGAGCCAACGAGTACCACCAGATCGCTGTTTTCCACGTCCTCGTAGCTGCACGGCACCACGTCTTCACCGAAGGCGCGTTTGTAGCCCACCACCGCCGATGACATGCACAGCCGCGAGTTGGTATCAATGTTCGCCGCCCCGATAAAGCCTTTCATCAGCTTGTTGGCGGCATAGTAATCCTCGGTCAACAGCTGGCCGGAGGCATAAAACGCCACCGCCTGCGGCCCCCATTCGTTGATGATGTTCCGTAGCCGCTCGCCCGCTTCGCCCAGCGCCTGCGGCCATGCCACCTCCCGGCCATCGACCACCGGGCGCAGCAGGCGTCCCTGCAACCCCGTGGTTTCCCCGAGGGCAGATCCTTTTACACACAGACGACCGAAATTCGCCGGATGAGTTTCATCCCCCCGAATGCTCACCTTTTCACCGTCTGCGCTGGCGACCACGCCGCAGCCCACCCCGCAGTAAGGGCACGTTGTCCGGGTTTCGGTCATGAGGCCTCCGCACGCATCACCAGCTCTTCATTTCCAACCCATACCTTGCCGTTTTCAATTTTTACCGGCCAGGCGCGCACCACGGGTTCGCCATTCTCCACCTGACAGCCGTCGCGCAGACGAATACGTTGCTTGTAGAGCGGCGAGATCACCACCGGTTCCCCCGCCGCATCGCCGAGGATGCCGCGTGAAAGCACGTTCGCGCGGCTACCCGGCTCCCGATCGTCGAGGGCATAAACGTTTTTGCCAAAGCGGAACAGCGCAATCGGTTTGCGCCCAAGATGCGCACCGATGCCCGCCTGCTCCGGGATCTCATCGATATTACAAATTTCCTGCCAGCGCTTGCTCTCCGCCGCGGCAGGGACATTCACCGCGGTGCGAAACAGCGCCAGGCGGTCAGGATCGTTTAGGGTGGTTTGCCATTCGCACTGGTAGGTCTCCACCACCCGAGCCATCTCCTGCTCCAGCTCGTGGGCGATCCCCAGGCTGTCGTTGAGGATCACCTCGCGCAGATAGTCGAGGCCGCCTTCCAGGTTATCCATCCAGGTACTGGTACGTTGCAGACGATCTGCCGTGCGAATGTAGAACATCAGGAAACGGTCAACGGTGCGGATCAGCGTTTCGTCGTCCAGATCGCTGGCGAAGAGGTCCGCGTGGCGCGGCTTCATCCCGCCGTTGCCGCACAGATAGAGGTTCCAGCCTTTGTCCGTGGCAATCACCCCCACGTCTTTGCTCTGCGCCTCTGCGCACTCACGGGTACAGCCGGAGACCGCCATTTTGATTTTGTGCGGCGCGCGCAGGCCCTTGTAGCGGTGCTCCAGCCTGACCGCGAGGCCGGTGGAATCCTGCACGCCGTAGCGGCACCAGGTCGACCCGACGCAGGATTTCACCGTGCGCAGAGATTTCCCGTAGGCATGTCCGGTCTCAAACCCGGCCTCCACCAGCGCCTGCCAGATTCCCGGCAACTGTTCGAGCGTGGCGCCAAACAGGTCAATACGCTGCCCGCCGGTAATTTTGCTGTAAAGGCTATAGCGTTTCGCGATCTGGCCGATGGCGATCAGCCCGTCGGCGGTCACTTCACCCGCAGGCATCCGCGGGACGATAGAGTACGTTCCGTCCTTCTGAATATTAGCGAAATAGCGGTCGTTGGTGTCCTGCAACGGCAGATGCACCGGTTTCAGCAGATACTCGTTCCAGCAGGAAGCCAATACCGATCCCACCAGCGGCTTACAGATCTCGCACCCGTGCCCCTGACCGTAGCGGCTGATAAGCTGGTCGAAGGTGCGGATATGGTTGACGCGCACCAGGTGGTAAATCTCCTGACGCGAGTACGGGAAGTGTTCGCAGATATCTTTCTTCACCTCCACGCCCTGCTCCGCAAGCTGGAACTCCATCACCTGCTTCACCAGCGCGCTACAGCCTCCGCAGCCGGTCGCCGCTTTGGTGCACTGCTTAATGGCGCCGATATCCGTTGCGCCCGCGCTTACCGCCTGGCAGATATCCCCTTTGCTGACGTTATGACACGAACAGATCTGCGCGCTTTCCGGCAGCGCCGCCACGCCCAGCGCTTTCGGCGCGCTGCCTGACGACGCGGGTAAGATCAGCGTTTCCGGCTCTTTTGGCAGGCTGATGCCGTTGAGCATCATCTGCACCAGCGTGGCGTATTCGCTGGCATCGCCCACCAGCACGCCACCCAGCAGGGTTTTGCTGTCGTGGCTGACCACAATTTTTTTGTAGATTTGCTGCGGCCCGTGCGTCCACTGGTAGCTCAGCGCGCCCGGCGTGCGCCCATGGGCATCGCCAAACGACGCCACATCCACGCCCAGCAACTTGAGTTTGGTACTCATATCCGCGCCGGTGAAGCGCTTCTCCTCACCCGCCAGCACAGCGGCGGCCACGCGCGCCATCTGGTAGCCCGGGGCCACCAGGCCAAAGATTTTTCCCTCCCACAGCGCGCATTCGCCGATAGCAAGCACGTCCGGATCGGAAGTCCGGCAGCCGTCGTCAATGCAGATCCCGCCGCGCTCGCCGATAACCAGCCCGCTGCTGCGCGCCAGCACGTCCTGCGGACGAATACCGGCAGAGAAGACCACCATGTCCGTTTCCAGCTGTTCACCATCGGCAAAGCGCAGCACCAGCCCGTCGTCTGCGGTGGCAATCTCCGTCGTCGATTTACTGGTGTGTACCCCTACGCCCAGCGCCTCAATTTTCTTGCGCAGCATTGCCGCGCCGTCGCTGTCGAGCTGCACCGCCATCAGGTTCGGCGCAAACTCCACCACGTGAGTTTCCAGCCCGAGCTGCTTAAGTGCATTCGCCGCCTCCAGACCCAGCAGGCCGCCGCCAATTACCACGCCGCGGCGAGAGCCTGCCGCATGGGCCGCAATGTTGTCCAGATCGTCGAGGGTGCGGTAGACAAAACACCCCGGCAGATCGTTGCCCGGAACGGGTGGTACGAACGGGTACGAGCCGGTCGCCAGCACCAGCTTGTCCCAGTGAGTCTCATGGCCACTGGCGGTACGCACTACGTGTGCATCACGATCGATAGCAACGATCTGCTGCGAGAGGCGCAGCTCAATGCCGTTATCGGCAAAGAACTCCCCCGCCACCAGCGAGAGCGAGTCCGCGCTGCGTCCGCCAAAATATTCCGACAGATGCACGCGGTCATAGGCGGCATAGCGCTCTTCGCCAAAAACAATAATCTGATACTGCTGATGCAAATTGCGGTTAACGCAGTCTTCGAGGAAATGATGGCCGACCATACCGTGCCCAACCACCACCAGAGTAGGTTTTGTCATAGCGTTCTGTCCTGCAACCTGCGGTTGCGTTGTGAAACGATCGAACAGCCAGTCCGCGTGGGCGGGCGCAGCCGTTGCCAGTAAATCGGTAAAGGTTGCCGCGCTGCGGCAGTCACCCATCAGCAGCACGCCAGCCAGCGCCCCCTGATGGATCAGTAAACGTCGATAGTGACGGGTCAGCGGGTCCCATGAACTCCAGACCACATCGTCCGCCTGCGCCGTCGCGCGTCCGAGGCTGAACAGCTCCACGCCGGTCACCTTAAGGCGCACGCCGTTGTCGGTCAGGGTAAACGGCGCGGTGACCTCCCCGGCCAGCCGCGCGGCAAGAATATCCGCCTGCGCCAGACAGGGGGCCACCAGGCCAAACGTCTGGCCGTCAATTTCGCAGCACTCGCCGATGGCGTAGATACCCGGCACGGAGGTTTGCATCTGCTGATCCACCACGATGCCGCGCGCGCAGCGAATGCCGCTGGCATTTGCCAGCGCAACGTTGGGCTGCACGCCGGTTGCCAGCACCACGCGCGTGGCGGCAATGCGGCGTCCGTCGAGCGACGTCACGGCATCGTCAGCGATGGCGGTGATGCCGGAGGCGAGTTCACAGCTAACGCCCCGCGCCGCCAGCGCCTCTTCCAGCAACAGTCCCGCCTGCTGATCCAGCTGCTGTTCCATCAGCCACGGACCGCGATGCACGAGCGTGACGTTGTCACCCTTGCGCGCCAGCGCTGCCGCTGCCTCCACACCGAGTACTCCGCCGCCCAGCACTACCGCCGGCCCGGAGATATTCTGGATGGCGCGGGTTTCTGCCAGGGTGCGAAAGGTGAACACATGCGGCGCATCGCCGCCGGGGATCGGCGGCACAACAGGGGTAGAACCGGTAGCAAACACCAGCGCATCCCAGCCCAGCGTGCGAGCAGAGGTATGCACTTCACGCGCGTTGACGTCTACTGCGAGCGCCGTTTCTCCTCGCAGCACCGTCACGCCTCGTGCCGTGTACCAGTCTTCATCGTGCAGACAGATGTGCTCCGCCTGCTTTTCGCCACCCAGCACTGGCGAAAGCTGGATGCGGTTGTATGCCTGCTCCGGCTCGTCACCGATGACGGTGAC
It encodes:
- the nirB gene encoding nitrite reductase large subunit NirB, whose product is MRLVIIGNGMAATRLIASLTGRVPGRFAVTVIGDEPEQAYNRIQLSPVLGGEKQAEHICLHDEDWYTARGVTVLRGETALAVDVNAREVHTSARTLGWDALVFATGSTPVVPPIPGGDAPHVFTFRTLAETRAIQNISGPAVVLGGGVLGVEAAAALARKGDNVTLVHRGPWLMEQQLDQQAGLLLEEALAARGVSCELASGITAIADDAVTSLDGRRIAATRVVLATGVQPNVALANASGIRCARGIVVDQQMQTSVPGIYAIGECCEIDGQTFGLVAPCLAQADILAARLAGEVTAPFTLTDNGVRLKVTGVELFSLGRATAQADDVVWSSWDPLTRHYRRLLIHQGALAGVLLMGDCRSAATFTDLLATAAPAHADWLFDRFTTQPQVAGQNAMTKPTLVVVGHGMVGHHFLEDCVNRNLHQQYQIIVFGEERYAAYDRVHLSEYFGGRSADSLSLVAGEFFADNGIELRLSQQIVAIDRDAHVVRTASGHETHWDKLVLATGSYPFVPPVPGNDLPGCFVYRTLDDLDNIAAHAAGSRRGVVIGGGLLGLEAANALKQLGLETHVVEFAPNLMAVQLDSDGAAMLRKKIEALGVGVHTSKSTTEIATADDGLVLRFADGEQLETDMVVFSAGIRPQDVLARSSGLVIGERGGICIDDGCRTSDPDVLAIGECALWEGKIFGLVAPGYQMARVAAAVLAGEEKRFTGADMSTKLKLLGVDVASFGDAHGRTPGALSYQWTHGPQQIYKKIVVSHDSKTLLGGVLVGDASEYATLVQMMLNGISLPKEPETLILPASSGSAPKALGVAALPESAQICSCHNVSKGDICQAVSAGATDIGAIKQCTKAATGCGGCSALVKQVMEFQLAEQGVEVKKDICEHFPYSRQEIYHLVRVNHIRTFDQLISRYGQGHGCEICKPLVGSVLASCWNEYLLKPVHLPLQDTNDRYFANIQKDGTYSIVPRMPAGEVTADGLIAIGQIAKRYSLYSKITGGQRIDLFGATLEQLPGIWQALVEAGFETGHAYGKSLRTVKSCVGSTWCRYGVQDSTGLAVRLEHRYKGLRAPHKIKMAVSGCTRECAEAQSKDVGVIATDKGWNLYLCGNGGMKPRHADLFASDLDDETLIRTVDRFLMFYIRTADRLQRTSTWMDNLEGGLDYLREVILNDSLGIAHELEQEMARVVETYQCEWQTTLNDPDRLALFRTAVNVPAAAESKRWQEICNIDEIPEQAGIGAHLGRKPIALFRFGKNVYALDDREPGSRANVLSRGILGDAAGEPVVISPLYKQRIRLRDGCQVENGEPVVRAWPVKIENGKVWVGNEELVMRAEAS